One Fuerstiella marisgermanici DNA window includes the following coding sequences:
- a CDS encoding tetratricopeptide repeat protein, whose amino-acid sequence MIRRFLRIILLPKFVLELPRFALSYLKSRTWLSLLTAIPAVIVTLLLVIVFASRHSASLQQNLRQRYNELSQKAFEKGDRTESELYFARLLTLTTDQQEASFRYAKQLYEKSNAATEPQVVLLSKSTDHATPPDDFAKRALGLLQSLAPRRADAAGYPPAHRFLADHFESREPPTPVTRLLTLQHRAFGHPNKKAPALDLAAFFAKHNYHQQAINTLNRWQKDQPDVQLALAAAHTHLGNHAAARRQLEAATEQLAAKLEQAPHSVETRQQLSRAFGAQGRILESLFVLAEGCRQIDDPHLADQLIRHYTIWLTDMRPEQVRRQLNSIQLALAPTFPPLADDKAFETDVIQLSSGATVSLPTPIVDFHNALLAGEGQWLVPLLMGTDEAAVGDLPAAVQLLKEATDLRPKHPVAANNLAWVLWRQAVPTDGKISTSEASAAQLKRAWQLANTAVDTCPENVSFRETRGLIAAAAGHWQVAIDDLQMCADNGMSSEDMRRTLHEAKGRLTP is encoded by the coding sequence GTGATTCGAAGATTCCTGCGCATCATATTGCTTCCAAAGTTCGTCCTGGAACTTCCTCGCTTTGCCCTGTCGTATTTGAAATCTCGAACATGGCTGAGTTTGCTGACCGCGATCCCCGCAGTCATCGTCACGTTGCTTCTGGTGATTGTGTTTGCGTCACGACATTCCGCTTCCCTTCAGCAGAACCTGCGACAGCGGTACAACGAACTTTCGCAAAAGGCATTCGAAAAGGGTGATCGAACGGAATCGGAATTGTACTTTGCCCGGCTACTGACCCTGACAACCGACCAACAGGAGGCATCATTTCGTTACGCAAAGCAGCTCTACGAAAAATCCAACGCTGCCACAGAGCCGCAGGTGGTGCTGCTGTCAAAGTCCACTGATCATGCCACTCCCCCTGACGACTTCGCAAAACGCGCCCTTGGCCTGTTGCAGTCATTGGCACCGCGCCGTGCGGATGCCGCAGGCTACCCCCCGGCGCACCGGTTTCTGGCTGACCACTTTGAAAGTCGCGAGCCGCCCACGCCCGTTACGCGACTTCTAACCCTGCAACATCGCGCGTTTGGTCATCCCAATAAAAAAGCCCCGGCGCTCGACCTGGCCGCCTTTTTTGCGAAACACAATTACCATCAGCAAGCGATCAATACGCTTAACAGGTGGCAAAAAGATCAACCAGACGTTCAGCTGGCGTTGGCCGCCGCCCACACCCATCTCGGAAACCATGCCGCCGCACGACGCCAACTTGAAGCCGCGACTGAACAGCTCGCGGCGAAACTGGAACAAGCTCCCCACAGCGTAGAAACACGGCAACAACTCAGCCGTGCATTCGGTGCACAGGGCCGCATTCTGGAATCACTGTTCGTGCTTGCGGAGGGATGCCGCCAGATAGACGATCCGCATCTTGCCGATCAACTTATTCGGCATTACACGATCTGGCTTACTGACATGAGGCCGGAACAGGTGCGCCGCCAACTCAACAGTATCCAACTGGCTCTCGCGCCAACATTTCCACCGCTCGCCGACGACAAGGCGTTTGAAACCGATGTCATTCAGCTATCCAGCGGAGCCACGGTTTCACTTCCGACCCCGATCGTAGACTTTCACAACGCACTGCTCGCCGGTGAAGGGCAATGGCTGGTTCCGCTATTGATGGGTACTGACGAAGCTGCGGTTGGTGACCTTCCCGCGGCCGTCCAGCTACTGAAAGAAGCTACTGACCTCCGCCCGAAGCATCCGGTAGCCGCTAACAATCTTGCCTGGGTGCTGTGGCGGCAGGCGGTGCCGACAGATGGAAAGATTAGCACAAGCGAAGCCTCAGCAGCGCAGCTAAAGCGTGCGTGGCAACTCGCAAATACGGCCGTAGACACGTGTCCTGAGAACGTATCGTTTCGAGAAACTCGCGGTTTGATCGCCGCAGCCGCCGGTCACTGGCAGGTCGCGATTGATGACCTGCAAATGTGTGCAGACAACGGAATGTCGTCTGAGGACATGCGGCGCACGTTGCATGAGGCCAAAGGCAGGCTGACTCCCTGA
- a CDS encoding DUF1553 domain-containing protein, whose product MQPAALKSLNGTLPVDSKSNGPARRKALAEWIADPANPLTARVMVNRIWHHTFGTGIVSTPSDFGKAGAMPTHPELLDWLAAEFVSSADSVSGTEGRPFSMKRIIRMLVMSKAFRQSSLPNSDALAKDASSIFGDRRANRPTTSWSFGKVESRSSSSTTAGAACLTPPHHRWLSGVT is encoded by the coding sequence GTGCAGCCCGCCGCTCTGAAATCGTTAAATGGGACGCTGCCGGTCGATTCAAAATCCAACGGTCCAGCGCGACGAAAGGCGCTGGCGGAATGGATCGCCGACCCCGCCAACCCGCTAACGGCTCGCGTCATGGTCAACCGCATCTGGCATCACACTTTCGGAACAGGCATCGTTTCCACTCCCAGCGACTTCGGAAAAGCAGGCGCGATGCCGACCCATCCTGAGTTGCTCGATTGGCTGGCCGCCGAGTTCGTCAGCTCGGCCGATTCAGTGTCCGGTACCGAGGGCCGCCCGTTTTCGATGAAACGCATCATTCGCATGCTGGTGATGTCCAAAGCCTTTCGTCAATCAAGCTTGCCAAACAGCGACGCGCTGGCCAAAGACGCATCCTCGATCTTTGGAGATAGGCGTGCAAACAGGCCCACTACAAGCTGGTCATTCGGCAAAGTCGAATCACGCAGTTCAAGTTCAACAACAGCAGGAGCTGCCTGCCTTACGCCTCCCCATCACCGTTGGCTCTCAGGAGTTACGTGA
- a CDS encoding DUF1549 domain-containing protein, giving the protein MLRGGDSGLPGVVAGKPDESYLLDVINHAYPDRKMPPDEDKLPAKEIALLTRWIKEGAVWPGQMDAKLDETVDHWSFQPVRQEFAHDSIDAFLQEKLDDAVLKFSDPAAPQALIRRASIVLTGLAPTPERTAAFVAAFDRDADAEYSALLDELLASPHFGERWAQHWLDVIRWAETNGSESNMYRKNAWMYRDYVVRSFNEDKPYDTFIREQLAGDTMGAGDATGLLVAGPHVPAGTVGFEPTAIRQARADRMDEILQTVGASMMGVTIGCARCHNHKFDPITITDYYSLTAVFQDIEFGGRFPELADDHRRVVKEKQLLQKLEGLRADMRKIGWGWIEDWQGYQEIRFPAQSTEGLRIAFDGGWVMADELEIFTADEQRRNVALEKAGTTLRENPATFQEGKPATKLVNGIFGTKQWLAKSPKGTKERPWLEFYFAETTKIDTVRISTNREDFLETDYLQGMNKISYGDFKLAVQEDGNWKTFSATASMKKRADENEKRKTLQEEIQAVIDEMLIHGRQPAFVARFIEPAATFVLDEAVRRTLETKCSPPL; this is encoded by the coding sequence ATGTTGCGCGGCGGTGATTCCGGGCTGCCGGGCGTCGTCGCTGGCAAGCCGGACGAGAGCTACCTGCTGGACGTGATCAATCACGCCTATCCCGATAGAAAGATGCCGCCGGATGAGGACAAGTTACCGGCGAAAGAGATCGCACTGCTGACACGCTGGATTAAGGAGGGCGCAGTCTGGCCCGGCCAGATGGACGCGAAGCTTGATGAAACTGTTGATCACTGGTCCTTCCAACCCGTTCGACAAGAGTTCGCCCACGATAGCATCGACGCTTTCCTTCAGGAGAAACTTGACGATGCCGTTCTGAAGTTTTCAGATCCCGCTGCACCTCAGGCTCTCATCCGCAGAGCATCGATTGTGCTGACCGGTCTGGCACCGACGCCCGAACGAACAGCCGCATTTGTGGCTGCCTTCGACCGCGATGCTGACGCGGAGTACTCGGCACTTCTTGATGAACTACTCGCGTCACCTCATTTTGGCGAACGCTGGGCTCAACACTGGCTGGATGTCATTCGCTGGGCGGAAACCAACGGCAGCGAAAGCAACATGTATCGCAAAAACGCGTGGATGTATCGCGACTACGTCGTTCGTTCTTTCAACGAAGACAAACCATACGACACGTTCATTCGCGAACAACTTGCAGGCGACACAATGGGCGCAGGCGACGCCACCGGTTTACTGGTCGCAGGGCCACACGTTCCCGCCGGAACCGTCGGTTTTGAACCAACCGCCATCCGTCAGGCACGAGCGGATCGGATGGACGAGATTCTTCAGACCGTCGGTGCGTCGATGATGGGCGTCACCATTGGGTGCGCCCGCTGCCACAATCACAAATTCGATCCAATCACGATTACCGACTACTACTCGCTAACTGCGGTCTTTCAGGACATCGAATTCGGCGGTCGGTTTCCGGAACTTGCCGACGACCATCGGCGTGTGGTCAAGGAGAAACAGCTTCTGCAGAAACTGGAAGGACTGCGGGCTGACATGAGAAAAATCGGCTGGGGATGGATTGAGGATTGGCAGGGCTATCAGGAAATTCGTTTCCCGGCTCAGTCGACTGAAGGGCTTCGCATCGCATTTGACGGCGGATGGGTGATGGCCGACGAATTGGAAATTTTCACCGCCGACGAACAACGTCGAAACGTCGCTCTTGAGAAAGCTGGAACCACGCTTCGTGAAAACCCGGCGACTTTCCAGGAAGGCAAGCCGGCAACGAAACTTGTCAACGGAATCTTCGGCACGAAGCAGTGGCTGGCAAAGTCCCCAAAAGGAACGAAGGAACGCCCTTGGCTTGAATTCTACTTCGCCGAAACAACAAAGATCGACACGGTCCGCATCAGCACGAACCGCGAAGATTTCCTGGAGACTGATTATCTGCAGGGGATGAATAAGATTTCGTACGGAGACTTCAAGCTCGCCGTGCAGGAAGACGGCAACTGGAAAACGTTCAGTGCGACGGCTTCGATGAAGAAGCGGGCCGACGAAAACGAAAAACGAAAGACGCTGCAGGAGGAGATTCAGGCCGTCATCGACGAGATGTTGATTCACGGTCGGCAACCCGCGTTCGTGGCGAGGTTCATCGAACCTGCAGCGACGTTTGTTTTGGACGAGGCAGTCCGGAGAACCCTCGAAACAAAGTGCAGCCCGCCGCTCTGA
- a CDS encoding sulfatase, with translation MIETLKQLVVFGCLLLLIHQANAADKPNILFIAIDDLRPELVCYGSETAITPHLNGLAADGLLFNRAYCQQAICRPSRASLMTGTRPETTGLFHNYVSLRELQPDILTLPQHLIAHGYDTAYVGKIFHHGDTDEERSWSRPAAKWLGQDIKKPSGPYRLPENVKLRSENFKEMFAKYGEAARRGLASGPPFERADVPDHAYIDGYNTLLAIKTMKQMADDKKLFFLGMGYHLPHLNWCAPAKYWDLYDPENIPPATDGTAPTDGAAMGLHASFELRTRSNIPKHGAIEADLARTLKHAYLASTSYVDAQIGLLLKALDEAGLRENTVVIVWGDHGWHLGDMDVCGKATNYEIATRVPLMIRTPDMKARGEKTDALVELVDIFPTLCELAKVPSPKHLEGHSFAPLLDDPNRSWKKAAFSQYPNPALREWAANPLSQGMRETWFGPLIEDVEQRIIDKQGEVWDRELFEKHLMGYTMRTNRYRLVAWRDHRDPKSKPLFVELFDHTVDPNESKNITGANPDVVKQLMKQMNAGWKAAIVSRTR, from the coding sequence ATGATTGAAACACTGAAACAACTGGTCGTGTTCGGCTGTCTTCTCCTGCTTATTCACCAGGCAAACGCAGCCGACAAACCAAACATCCTGTTCATCGCCATCGATGACCTGCGCCCGGAACTGGTCTGCTACGGATCGGAGACCGCGATCACGCCGCATCTGAACGGACTTGCCGCAGACGGATTACTGTTCAACCGGGCGTATTGTCAACAGGCGATTTGCCGTCCGTCGCGAGCAAGTCTGATGACCGGAACTCGGCCGGAAACGACGGGTCTGTTTCACAATTACGTCTCATTGCGAGAGTTGCAACCCGACATCCTCACTCTGCCGCAGCATTTGATCGCACACGGGTACGACACGGCTTATGTCGGCAAGATCTTTCACCACGGAGATACTGACGAAGAACGTTCGTGGAGTCGTCCTGCAGCAAAGTGGCTGGGCCAGGACATCAAGAAACCCAGCGGGCCTTATCGTCTGCCGGAGAACGTCAAACTTCGCAGCGAAAACTTCAAGGAGATGTTTGCCAAGTACGGTGAAGCGGCACGACGCGGGCTGGCCAGTGGTCCGCCCTTTGAACGCGCTGACGTACCGGATCATGCCTACATCGACGGATATAACACCCTGCTGGCCATCAAGACGATGAAGCAAATGGCCGATGACAAGAAGCTATTTTTTCTCGGCATGGGTTACCATCTGCCGCACCTCAACTGGTGTGCCCCGGCGAAGTACTGGGACTTATATGATCCCGAAAACATTCCACCCGCGACCGATGGAACCGCGCCGACCGATGGAGCGGCAATGGGGCTGCACGCTTCGTTTGAACTGCGAACTCGCTCCAACATTCCCAAGCACGGTGCGATCGAAGCCGACCTGGCCAGAACGCTGAAGCACGCGTACCTCGCGAGCACCAGTTATGTCGATGCCCAAATTGGACTGTTGCTGAAAGCTCTTGACGAAGCAGGCCTGCGTGAGAACACCGTGGTCATTGTCTGGGGCGATCATGGATGGCATCTTGGTGACATGGATGTCTGTGGAAAGGCAACGAATTACGAGATCGCAACTCGAGTCCCGCTGATGATCCGGACTCCGGACATGAAGGCGCGGGGGGAAAAGACCGACGCTTTGGTGGAACTTGTCGACATCTTTCCGACACTTTGCGAGTTGGCAAAGGTTCCATCGCCGAAGCATTTGGAAGGACACAGTTTCGCGCCGTTGCTTGACGACCCGAATCGATCATGGAAAAAGGCTGCATTCAGTCAATACCCGAATCCAGCGTTGCGTGAGTGGGCTGCGAACCCGCTTTCTCAGGGCATGCGGGAGACATGGTTCGGGCCGCTCATCGAAGACGTCGAACAGCGGATCATTGACAAGCAAGGCGAAGTGTGGGATCGGGAATTATTTGAAAAGCATCTGATGGGCTACACGATGCGAACGAATCGCTATCGACTGGTTGCATGGCGAGATCATCGTGACCCGAAATCGAAACCGTTGTTTGTCGAGTTATTCGACCACACCGTTGATCCGAACGAATCGAAAAACATCACCGGCGCGAACCCCGATGTCGTTAAACAATTGATGAAGCAGATGAATGCCGGCTGGAAAGCTGCAATCGTAAGCCGCACGCGCTAG
- a CDS encoding kappa-carrageenase, whose protein sequence is MHYTSGMARIDKTMTYGYFEARIKGCSRYPGACPSFWLYSIGPQNRYQASDGETVAYSEIDIVELQQSEFDSQTKKHFPVTRIDCNLHTVLIKDGKRVWSRPHTNPELCKTHFDSPWDPREDYHVYAVKNTKEEIVWYIDGNEVGRKPNLYWHLPMHVTLSLGLRYPFVTYKGGEMARVPEKTTANGFPTHMSVDYVRVWRFNHAAASTDWSKQQYVAREKVTWEENGWTWNQSKVESNFGEIDVNKDGIVSGKERQAWFAKKKAGN, encoded by the coding sequence CTGCACTACACATCTGGTATGGCACGCATCGACAAGACGATGACTTACGGATACTTCGAGGCTCGTATCAAAGGCTGTTCGCGCTATCCCGGAGCCTGCCCGTCTTTTTGGCTTTACAGCATAGGCCCACAAAACCGCTACCAAGCCAGTGATGGCGAAACGGTGGCTTACTCGGAAATCGACATCGTTGAGCTGCAACAGAGCGAATTCGACTCACAGACAAAGAAGCACTTCCCGGTCACTCGCATCGACTGCAATTTGCACACGGTGCTCATCAAAGATGGCAAGCGAGTGTGGAGTCGTCCCCACACCAACCCGGAACTCTGCAAGACTCATTTTGATTCGCCCTGGGATCCACGCGAGGACTATCACGTCTATGCGGTCAAAAACACGAAAGAAGAAATCGTTTGGTACATCGATGGAAACGAAGTCGGGCGCAAGCCAAACCTGTATTGGCACCTGCCGATGCACGTGACACTTTCGCTCGGACTACGCTACCCCTTTGTGACGTACAAGGGGGGCGAAATGGCTCGCGTACCCGAGAAGACGACTGCCAACGGCTTCCCGACTCACATGTCCGTCGATTACGTGCGAGTCTGGCGATTCAACCACGCTGCCGCCAGCACCGATTGGTCGAAGCAGCAATACGTCGCCAGAGAGAAAGTGACATGGGAAGAGAATGGCTGGACATGGAACCAATCGAAGGTTGAATCCAACTTCGGCGAGATCGACGTGAACAAAGATGGCATTGTGTCCGGCAAGGAGCGACAGGCTTGGTTCGCAAAGAAGAAGGCAGGGAACTGA
- a CDS encoding LamG-like jellyroll fold domain-containing protein → MDEATRNLIFKAIDQTIVPAEFDRLQDAIEQDDEVRAEYLRAVTLCESLSEIASEASEPNAIASRPAHDDRTWKAPAACAVGAHWQSLSWSMIGLAATILLTVGGAAFWFGLQKSGTTNVADRGEQSVERNESQIAGHATLRRSVDLKWSAGGNEYRDGDVLTNGRLQFEEGVAEIDFFCGATLIVEGPAALNIESDWSVKVASGRLRANVPPAARGFIVKAAGSEIIDLGTEFALEVKSENARVEVIDGELEIRGGEHDGSHLLTGERQWLKGADTAESFDGLSTIDELKSRQENAASERFAAWQAHAEELRQDDRLIAYFPIAAGQHREPTALAAGGDGGTELHTGPDANAFGSRTVRNVARTGDGLNGKLIGPVEHSSGRFGSKSSGLNFGRPGSRVRTRIDGEYQAFSFACWVRIDGLEHVYNALFMSDGYETGELHWQIRNDGRLMFSVMVDDTQKIRRFSELDQREVETAGLARVYYSDPIWDISKSGQWFHLAAVYDPAGRQVMQYANGKQVGSHEILDKFHIDTLRIGAAEIGNWGQPFRKTPWFSVRNLNGTIDELAIFDAALTSEEITTLFQNGKPLGY, encoded by the coding sequence ATGGATGAAGCGACGCGGAATCTGATTTTCAAGGCGATCGACCAGACCATTGTCCCTGCAGAGTTTGATCGGTTACAGGATGCCATTGAACAGGATGACGAGGTGCGAGCCGAGTACCTACGGGCAGTCACACTTTGTGAGTCCCTCAGCGAAATCGCATCTGAAGCGAGTGAGCCGAACGCGATAGCTTCGCGCCCCGCCCATGACGACAGAACGTGGAAAGCGCCTGCGGCTTGCGCCGTTGGCGCACATTGGCAGTCGCTGTCGTGGTCGATGATTGGCCTTGCTGCCACGATCCTTCTAACGGTCGGTGGTGCCGCTTTTTGGTTCGGTCTGCAGAAAAGCGGAACGACGAATGTGGCCGATCGCGGTGAGCAGAGTGTAGAGCGGAATGAATCGCAGATCGCGGGACATGCGACACTAAGGCGATCGGTTGATTTGAAATGGTCTGCTGGCGGCAACGAATATCGGGATGGTGATGTCCTGACAAACGGACGGCTTCAATTTGAGGAAGGCGTCGCGGAGATCGATTTCTTTTGCGGTGCGACATTGATTGTCGAAGGCCCGGCCGCTCTGAACATCGAGTCCGATTGGTCAGTCAAAGTCGCGAGCGGTCGGCTTCGAGCGAACGTTCCTCCGGCGGCACGCGGTTTTATTGTCAAAGCGGCGGGTTCCGAGATCATCGATCTGGGGACGGAGTTTGCGCTGGAAGTCAAATCGGAGAATGCCCGCGTTGAGGTCATTGACGGTGAACTGGAGATTCGTGGTGGAGAACACGATGGCAGCCATCTGCTGACAGGAGAGCGGCAGTGGTTGAAAGGGGCAGACACAGCTGAATCGTTCGATGGGCTCAGCACAATTGATGAACTGAAGAGTCGGCAGGAAAACGCCGCATCGGAGCGGTTCGCTGCGTGGCAGGCACATGCGGAAGAGCTGCGACAGGATGATCGCCTGATCGCCTATTTTCCAATTGCCGCGGGCCAACATCGCGAGCCGACGGCGCTGGCCGCGGGCGGTGATGGTGGAACGGAACTGCATACCGGGCCCGACGCTAACGCGTTCGGCTCACGTACCGTGCGTAATGTCGCACGGACTGGCGATGGTCTCAACGGCAAGCTCATTGGTCCGGTTGAGCACTCCAGCGGTCGTTTCGGATCAAAGTCATCCGGGCTGAACTTTGGCCGCCCCGGCTCGCGTGTTCGTACGCGAATCGATGGTGAGTATCAGGCGTTTTCGTTTGCCTGCTGGGTTAGAATCGACGGCCTTGAACACGTTTACAACGCGTTGTTCATGAGCGATGGTTACGAGACCGGCGAGTTGCACTGGCAGATTCGCAATGACGGTCGTCTGATGTTTTCCGTGATGGTGGATGATACTCAGAAAATTCGACGCTTCAGCGAACTGGACCAGCGTGAAGTCGAGACAGCGGGGCTTGCTCGCGTCTATTACTCAGACCCGATCTGGGACATCTCAAAAAGTGGACAGTGGTTTCACCTTGCCGCCGTTTATGACCCGGCAGGCCGTCAGGTGATGCAATACGCCAACGGCAAACAGGTCGGCAGCCATGAGATCCTCGACAAATTTCACATCGACACTTTGCGAATCGGTGCCGCAGAGATCGGGAACTGGGGACAGCCGTTTCGCAAGACCCCTTGGTTCTCTGTTCGCAACTTAAATGGCACGATTGATGAGCTTGCCATTTTCGATGCTGCACTGACGTCAGAGGAAATCACCACGCTCTTCCAGAACGGAAAACCTCTTGGCTACTAA
- a CDS encoding sigma-70 family RNA polymerase sigma factor encodes MDHESDREQRYSDTAIQRYSEFVALLARHDQSIRRFVRSLLPSRDGVDDVVQDTALECWNKFSEFQPESLDDSVQEFIRWACIIARYKAMSWQRDKARDRLVFRESVIERLAQAAIDNLDQQELEQSAIESCLGKLHDDQRRLVLSVHSPGESIAAIAEETGEAARRLYSKVNALRKRLLDCVEQRIAAEVGNG; translated from the coding sequence ATGGACCACGAATCAGACCGCGAACAGCGATACAGCGATACAGCGATACAGCGATACAGCGAGTTTGTCGCATTGCTGGCTCGACATGACCAGTCGATCCGGCGATTCGTGCGTTCGTTGTTGCCATCGCGGGATGGAGTGGACGACGTCGTTCAGGACACGGCCCTCGAATGCTGGAACAAGTTCTCGGAATTCCAACCTGAAAGCCTGGACGATTCGGTTCAGGAATTTATTCGCTGGGCCTGCATCATCGCCCGTTACAAGGCGATGAGTTGGCAGCGTGACAAGGCCAGAGATCGACTGGTGTTTCGTGAAAGTGTGATTGAACGGTTGGCTCAGGCAGCCATCGACAATCTCGATCAGCAGGAGTTGGAGCAATCGGCAATTGAGTCCTGCTTGGGAAAACTGCACGACGATCAACGGCGGCTTGTTCTGAGCGTCCACTCTCCGGGCGAATCCATTGCGGCCATCGCTGAGGAAACGGGAGAAGCTGCTCGACGGCTCTACAGCAAGGTCAATGCCCTGCGTAAACGCCTCCTTGACTGTGTCGAGCAACGTATCGCTGCGGAGGTTGGCAATGGATGA
- a CDS encoding AAA family ATPase has translation MSVASDCTAWQEHSQRLAKWALDRLVNRSDRHGCYGDKGAFTADTLDEYTLRNHFYGAKVVGLHSTAADNTCKWLGLDIDNHDGDDNLAADNLSTAIELLNKLLDLGIMAALEDSNGDGGYHIWILFSEPVPTEDVFRFAKWLIDGADIETSPKQAALSGKGLGNWLRLPGRHHTREHWSRVWGDGEWLDDAESVEALLNLPANDPSVLNVVPDEPPDNDACEPATRKTMEKRQQPLPDVNGTESLVDIAERTIEQTPWRELLESQGWHLESNNGAESTWTRPGKESGVSATLNFGGNNLFHVFTESTNLPADGKSNGQSYGKWRFYCWSHNFGTDQVAAAKEYLPDDVVQEHGQQWRESQSGAAHSNDEQPTESPKKTFEGKDISDLEPHAESEVDWLVDGIFSSDQPTLFGAKSKCLKTTLLVDLTIALATGGKWLGAFQVGKPRRVLFFTGEANYRAVARRLKKACKSHGTSFSALRGMLRVDAMEFPKLPNVTHCVAVADAVKKYDIDVVIVDPLYRGMTAQMDTNRMADIGDAIVNFANWCRPASLVMSHHTTKASARELGSPPDLEDMTGAGIAESFGNWWLMGRNEKYQWDWNHDLCVQFGGRDEQAGGRRILFNEKDWTAEVSNLHEFLTEQQEAAQKAREDAKREKHHRAIETARSRVQNVLRDQTTPLSKNQIEERRGEVPQKEIRQAIYDMETDQSLTIHDYRDSRNRLQSGGYLLAEKGHEYDALFSESEDVR, from the coding sequence ATGAGCGTAGCAAGCGACTGTACGGCGTGGCAAGAGCACTCACAGCGGCTGGCCAAGTGGGCATTGGATAGGCTGGTCAACCGAAGCGATCGGCACGGGTGTTATGGTGACAAGGGAGCATTCACGGCCGACACACTGGACGAATACACGCTCCGAAATCACTTCTACGGCGCGAAGGTTGTCGGTCTGCACAGCACAGCGGCCGACAACACATGTAAGTGGCTGGGGCTCGACATCGACAACCACGATGGCGATGACAACTTAGCCGCAGACAATCTCAGCACCGCCATCGAGCTGCTGAACAAATTGCTTGATCTTGGCATCATGGCGGCACTGGAAGACAGCAACGGCGACGGCGGCTATCACATTTGGATCCTGTTTTCGGAACCAGTGCCAACGGAAGACGTCTTTCGCTTTGCAAAGTGGTTGATTGACGGTGCCGACATTGAAACTTCCCCTAAGCAGGCAGCGTTAAGCGGGAAGGGGCTCGGTAACTGGTTGCGGCTTCCCGGTCGGCACCACACGCGAGAGCACTGGTCGCGTGTATGGGGTGATGGCGAGTGGCTGGATGATGCGGAGTCCGTCGAAGCCTTGTTAAACCTGCCTGCGAACGACCCATCTGTATTGAACGTTGTGCCGGATGAACCGCCGGATAATGACGCGTGTGAACCGGCGACGCGAAAGACCATGGAGAAGCGACAGCAACCGCTCCCCGACGTCAACGGCACGGAATCACTTGTCGATATTGCGGAGCGAACCATTGAACAAACCCCGTGGCGTGAATTGCTCGAATCACAGGGATGGCATCTTGAATCGAACAACGGAGCCGAATCGACATGGACTCGACCAGGGAAGGAATCAGGCGTATCGGCGACGCTGAATTTTGGCGGCAACAATCTGTTCCACGTCTTCACGGAGTCGACAAACCTTCCAGCGGACGGCAAAAGCAATGGCCAGTCGTACGGCAAGTGGCGTTTCTATTGCTGGTCGCACAACTTCGGGACTGATCAGGTTGCAGCGGCAAAAGAGTATCTGCCCGACGATGTTGTTCAGGAGCACGGTCAGCAATGGCGTGAATCTCAGTCGGGGGCAGCCCATAGCAACGACGAACAACCGACCGAAAGCCCGAAGAAAACATTCGAAGGCAAAGACATATCCGATCTTGAACCGCATGCAGAATCTGAAGTCGACTGGCTGGTCGATGGAATCTTTTCTTCAGACCAACCGACGCTGTTCGGTGCAAAATCCAAATGCCTGAAAACAACGTTGCTGGTCGACTTGACGATTGCGTTGGCTACCGGGGGGAAGTGGCTTGGAGCATTTCAGGTCGGCAAACCGAGGCGGGTTCTGTTTTTTACTGGCGAGGCAAACTATCGAGCCGTAGCGCGTCGCCTGAAGAAAGCCTGTAAGAGCCACGGGACGTCGTTTTCAGCTTTGCGTGGCATGTTGCGAGTCGACGCAATGGAGTTCCCGAAGCTACCGAACGTCACTCATTGCGTGGCCGTTGCCGACGCCGTCAAAAAATACGACATCGACGTTGTTATCGTCGACCCGCTCTATCGCGGCATGACCGCACAGATGGACACCAACCGCATGGCCGACATTGGTGATGCCATTGTGAACTTCGCGAATTGGTGCCGTCCTGCGTCGCTTGTGATGAGTCACCACACGACCAAAGCGTCCGCCAGGGAACTTGGCTCGCCACCTGACCTTGAAGATATGACGGGCGCGGGCATCGCCGAGTCATTCGGGAATTGGTGGCTGATGGGACGCAACGAGAAGTATCAATGGGATTGGAACCACGACCTATGCGTCCAATTCGGCGGCCGTGATGAGCAGGCAGGCGGACGGCGGATTCTGTTCAACGAAAAAGACTGGACGGCTGAAGTCTCGAACCTGCATGAGTTTCTAACCGAGCAGCAGGAAGCGGCACAGAAGGCCAGGGAAGACGCTAAGCGTGAGAAACATCATCGAGCCATCGAAACCGCACGCAGCAGGGTTCAGAATGTTCTGAGAGACCAAACGACCCCACTCAGCAAAAACCAGATTGAAGAACGCCGTGGCGAGGTTCCGCAAAAGGAAATCCGCCAGGCAATCTACGACATGGAAACCGACCAGTCGCTGACAATCCACGACTACCGAGATTCGCGAAATCGGCTTCAGTCGGGAGGGTATTTGCTGGCCGAAAAAGGGCACGAATATGACGCACTTTTTAGCGAGTCTGAAGATGTTCGTTGA